ATCGCTGCCCGAGACCACTACCTGGCGACGTGGACGGTGAGCTTCATTTTCGGATGAATGCCGCATAACACCGTGTAGTCACCGGATACGGGAAAGGCGACGTCATATTTGCTGCCCGGCTGCTGATCGCCGGAATCGAAGCTGAACTTGTCCGAGCTCAAATAAGCGTGATGCAGCAGTTCGCCGTCGTCGTTAATGAACCGTAAAGTCTCGCCACGCCTGATCGAGATCTCCGCGGGTCTGAACTCCCGATCCTTCTGTGAGATGGCATAGGGGCTCGCGCCCAAGGCCGTTCCTGCCAGCGCTCCCGCGATCATCGCGGCCGCAATCTCCACGCGGCCGAACCTGCCCAGTCGCAAAGCGCACAACCAGCCTGACTGCATTTGACCCCCGCTCGAAAGTCGGACATCAGACATCCTACGGCGTAAATGGTGCCTTCAGGGTTACTTTGTCATGATGATTATCGGCAGTTGATCTTAACGATTTTGGCATGAGTTGTAGTCACAACTAGCGCAATTTACGCAAGCAGTTTCTTTCCGCTGCGTCAGGTGTTCTGCGTGGCTCGAGTAACGTACACTGCAGCCGGACACGGACATGGACCTTCTCTTGAGCCTGAAAACGGGAAGTGTTGCGGTGTTTCGGTTTGTTGCCGGCTGCCTGTCGCGTGTCGCTTTGACCAAAGGCTCAATTCGTACTCAAATTCTCATTTTCTCCCTTGCGATGAGCGCCATTGCGGTGGCGCTCGGGGGATACTCCGTGCTTGGAATCCGCCATGCCGGCGATCTGGTGGCCAGGACGTTCGACAAGTCGTTGATGTCGATCAACTACGCCCGCGCTGCGGGCGCGGATTTCGCCGCAATGCGGGTGGCATCGTCACAACGCCTGTTGACCATCGACCCGACGGCCCGCGCCAGGCTCGACCGCCAGATCGAAGCGCTCGCGAAGACGCTTTCGGAAGATCTGACCGTCGCTGCCGATCGGTCGCAGTCGTCCCGGGCCGCGAAAGCCGCCGCCAAGGTTCAGGAAGCCGCCGACGCCTGGATGGCGCTGCATCGTCGCGCCGTCGAATCGTCTTCGCAGGAAGCCGCTGCTGCCGGGCCACATGCACCGGGCACGTCTGTCGGCGACGTCGACCGATACGCCGAGATCGTCAGTCAGCAGGTTGAACTGCTGGTCAACTATACGGCAGGCGACGGCTTTCTGTTTCGGCAGCGGGCACTCTCGACGATCAAGCGGGATCTGCAGCTCAACGTGGCAGGGCTGACCGCTGCGCTGTTTCTGTCCGCGCTCTTTTCGTGGTTGCTGGCGCGCCGCATCATTGGACCGGTCGCCATTGCGTCGAAGGCGGCAAGGCGCATCGCCGGCGGCGATCTCGACGCAACGATCCCCAAGGGCGGCACCGACGAACTCGGCACGCTTCTGACCGCAATGGAAACCATGCGGGACAACATCAGAAGGACGGTCGATCAGGAAGTGTCGCAACGCCGGTCGGCACAGGCCAGGCTGTCCGATGCGCTGGAAACGTCGCATGAAGGCGTCGTGCTTCTGGGCGCGGACGGCGAAATCGCTCTGGCGAATTCGCGCGCAAGCGAGTTCATCCGCCTCTCCCCGCGGCTTCTGCGCTCGAATCGACTCGATGCCGCGGCGCCGGCCGACGGCGAGGTCAATGGATTCGCGAGTGAGGCCCAGCTTTCCGATGGACGATGGTTGCGCGTGAGCCGGAGCGAGACCCAGGAAGGCGGCGTCGTCCTTGTCTACAGCGACATCACCACGCTGAAGCAGCAAAAGGCGGAGCTGCACGCGACCAATCTGCGGCTCGATGCGGCGCTGACGCACATGTCGCAGGGCCTGTGCCTCTACGACAGTGACGGACGGCTGCAGGTCGTCAACCCGCGCTTCTGCGAGATCTTTGATGTTTCGCCCGAATTGATCGTGCCGGGGATGACGCTGGAAGACATCCTCGAGATGAGTGTTGCCGCGGGCAATCATGGCACGCGGACCGTGGCCGATCTGCTGGCGGAGCGCGAGCGGTCGATCAACGCGCGCGAGGGAGGCAACTATCTCCAGCATCTGAGCGACGGGCGCATCATTTCGATCGCGCAGCGACCGACATCCGACGGCGGGTGGCTTGTCACCTGTGAGGACGTGACCGAGCAACAAAGGGCGGAGTCGCAAATCGCGTTCATGGCCCGGCATGATGCTTTGACCAAGCTGCCGAATCGAACCTTGCTCGCCGAACGGATTGAGCAGGCGGTTGCGCAGGCCGGCCGGGGCCTCGGCTTTGCCGTGTTCTGCCTGGATCTCGACAACTTCAAGCAGGTCAACGACACACTCGGGCACCCGGTGGGTGACGAATTGCTGTGCGCGGTCGCGGACCGCCTGAATGCGTGCGTCCGCGAGGTCGACACCGTCGCGCGCTTGGGCGGCGACGAGTTCGCGGTCATACAATGCGGCATCCAGAACCCCGAGGACACCGAGCGTCTTGCGCGCCGTATCGTCGAATGTGTCGCAGCGCCGTACGAGGTGAGCGGGCATCGCGTCGTCGTCGGGTGCAGCGTCGGAATGTCGGTGTCGCCGGGCGACGGCACGACCGGCGAGAAGCTCTTGAAGAACGCCGACGTGGCGTTGTACCGCGCCAAGATGGAAGGCAGGGGAACCTGGCGGTTCTTCGAGCCTGCGATGGACGCGAGCCTGCAGCGGCGCCGCGCGCTCGAGCTGGATCTTCGCGAGGCGATGGCCAAGGACGAGTTCGCGCTGTTCTATCAGCCTCTCTATGATCTGCATCTCGACCGCATCTGCGGCTTCGAGGCTTTGCTGCGCTGGCATCATCCCAAGCGCGGACTCGTGCCGCCCGACCAGTTCATCCCGATCGCGGAAGAGATCGGGCTTATCGTCAAGCTCGGAGAATGGGTGCTCAATCGTGCCTGCGAACAGGCGGTCACCTGGCCGAGCGAGATGAAGCTTGCGGTCAATGTCTCTGCGGCCCAGTTTCGCGATCCGGGGCTGATCGACATCATTTCCGGCGCACTCGCAGCTTCAAAGCTGTCGCCGCGCCGGCTTGAGCTCGAGATCACCGAATCCATCTTCCTGGCAAACAGCAGCGAGACGATTGCGATGCTCCACGAGCTGAAGGCGCAGGGGCTGCGCATCGCATTGGACGATTTCGGCACCGGCTACTCGTCGCTGAGCTATCTGCGCAGCTTTCCGTTCGACAAGCTCAAGATCGACAAGTCGTTCGTCCGGGACGCGACGGCGACCCATGGGTCGAAATCGATCGTCCGCGCCGTCATCAGCCTCGGCAGAAGCCTCGGCATGACGACCATCGCCGAGGGGGTCGAGACGGTCGAGCAACTGGACCATATGAGAGCTGAAGGCTGCAACGAGGCCCAGGGCTTCCTCTTCAGTCCTCCGGTCCCGGTGACCGAAATCGCGGCGAAGATTCTGGAGCTGAGAAACGGCTTCAAGGCAGACGCGTTCAGGAGTGCGATGGCGAGCTAGAGCATGATCCGGAAAAGTGTGAAGCGGTTTTCCGAAAAGATCATGCTCAAACAAGAGGCTAAAGCGCGATGACGATTCAACCCAATCTCATCGCGCTTTAGCGGCGCGTGACCGCGCTCGCCGAGTCCCTCTTGCACCCCAAACGAAAAGGCGGCCCGGTCGGGCCGCCTTTCCTCATCCGCATGTCTCGCGCCTAGCCACCATTGCCGCCGATCACGGCGCGCACGGTGTTGTCGGGGCCGAAATCCTCGGCGCTGTCGACATAGAGCAGGGCGCTCAGTTTCGAGCGCGCACGGTTGACGCGGCTCTTGATGGTGCCAACCGCGCAGCCGCAGATCGCCGCGGCATCCTCGTAGGAGAAGCCCGAGGCGCCGACCAGGATCAATGCCTCGCGCTGGTCCTGCGGCAGCTTGTCGAGCGCGGCGCGGAATTCCTCGAACTCCAGATGCGCGGCCTGCGACGGCTGGCTCTTCAGCGTCTTGGCATAGTTGCCTTCGGCGTCCTCCACCTCGCGTCGCCGCTTCCGGTAGTCGGAGCGAAACAGGTTGCGCAGGATGGTGAACAGCCACGCCGGCAGGTTCGAGCCCGGTTGGAACGAGTCGATGTTGGCGATCGCGCGCAGCAGGGTCTCCTGCACCAGATCGTCGGCGCGATCGCCATTACCGGAAAGCGAGATCGCGAACGCGCGCAGGCTCGGCACGGACGCCAAGATGTCGTCGCGAAGTTCATTCGTGAGAGGCATTAGTCCCCTCCATTGTTCTTGTCAGCATCGCCCCCGGCAACGGCCGCCGCAGCAGCCTCAGGCCCGTCGAGTTTGCGGATCAATTCCGCAAAGCGGTCGGGCACCCCCTGTCGCACCACGTCGTCGTACATGGCGCGAAGCTGGTGGCCGATTCTTGATTGAATCTCGGCGTTGAGACCGCCCTGCTTCTTTACTTCCTTCATGATCTGATCCACGCTTCCCCGGGAGTTAAGTCTCTGATTTCCAAGTCGTTTCCTCGAACACAGAGGTTGGCCGCGTCACCTCGTCGGTTCGGAGCTAATGCAAAGTTGCGCAGAAAGTTCCGAAATGCTGGAACTATTTCACGGAACTTTTTCGCCTTTCGCGCGTAGTCCGGCATGCGGGGGAACAGGGGTCGCCTTAGGAGCTTGATACGTCACCCCAGGACAACGTGTTTCAGGCCGATAGGCTCAAGAACAAGGATGGAGTGGGAATGTCCCGATCGCAGGTCGTTGCTGAACATCTTCCGTTGTTGCGGCGCTATGCGCGCGCGCTGACAGGAAACCAGGCGTCCGGAGACGCCTATGTCGGGGCCATGCTCGAGGCCCTGCTGCAGGATGGATCATTGCTGGATCAGACGCACGGCCCGCGCGCCGGGCTGTTCCGGCTGTTCACCCAGATATGGAATTCAGTGTCCGTGAACAACGACAACGCCGATGTGGCGACGTTGTCGCTGCCGCCGGAGCGCAGGCTCTCCAATATCACGCCGTTGCCGCGCCAGGCCTTCCTGCTGCTTTCGCTGGAAGGCTTCTCGGAAGAGGAGGTGGGTTATATCCTCGGTACCGACATCGCGGAGACGCGCAAGCTCACCGACGCCGCCGGCCGCGAAATGGCCGCCGAGATCGCCACCGACGTGCTGATCATCGAGGATGAGACCTTCATCGCGATGGACCTCGAGAGCCTGGTGAAGAATCTCGGCCACAACGTCATCGGCGTCGCCCGCACCCATTCGGATGCGGTGGCGCTCGCCAAGAACAAGAAGCCCGGCCTGATCCTCGCCGACATCCAACTCGCCGACGGCTCGTCGGGCCTCGATGCGGTGAACGAGCTGCTGCGCACCTTTGAGGTGCCGGTGGTGTTCATCACCGCCTATCCCGAGCGCTTCCTGACCGGCGAGCGGCCGGAGCCGGCGTTCCTGATCTCAAAGCCGTTCCAGCCGGCGATGGTGTCGGCGGTCGCGAGCCAGGCGCTGTTCTTCCAGCGCAACTCGCGCAACCGCACGGCGCGCGCGGCGTCGGCATGATGTCCTGATTCAGATAGGCTGGCAGAACCTGGTACCGGCGCGCCGAAAGGTGCGCCGTTTTTCTTTAGAGCATGATCTTTTCGGGAAACCGCTTCACACTTTGCGCTAGCGCGGCCCTCCGGGTCCGGATCATGCTCCAGGCGACCTCCGTGCGCGTTTCGCGCGGCCCGACATGCGGCGCAGGCGGTGGAGCCTCACGTGTCCGCCTGCTAAGCGCATGCCATGGACACAACGCGGCGCGACAGATCGATCGGTTTTCTCTGCCTGGTGGTGACGGCCTCCGGCTGGGCGCTGAACTGGCCGCTGATGAAGCTGTTGCTGCAGCAATGGCCGCCGCTGTTCGCACGCGGGTTGGCCGGGACTTGCGCGGCGGCGATCCTTGGGCTCCTCGCACTGGTCCGCGGGCAGTCGCTCGCGGTAGCCCGCGAAGCGATCCCGCGGCTGCTGTTCGCGTCGTTCACCAACGTCTTCGCCTGGATGGGCTTCGGCACCGTCGCGATGAAGTTCGTCACCGTCGGCGAGGGTGCGCTGCTGGCCTACACGATGCCGATCTGGGCGATGCTGTTCGCCTGGCCGGTCCTGCACCTCCGCCCGACGCTGCGCGACCTTGCTGCGCTGGTGCTGGGCGTCGCCGGTGTCGCGTTGCTGCTCGGCGGAGCCGGCTTTGCCTTCACCGCCGGCAAGCTGACCGGCATTGCGCTCGCGCTCTCCTGCGCGATCCTGTTCGCGCTCGGCAACGTGCTGAACGGCAAGCCGTTGCCGATGCCGCCGCTCACCGTGGTCGCCTGGCAGGTCGGCATTGGTTGCCTGGTGATGCTGGCGCTGGGCGTGCTGTTCGAGCACCCGACCTACACGGCGATCACGCCGCTCGGCATTGGCTGCTTCGCCTACATGACGCTGATGCCGATGGGCATCTGCTACCTCACCTGGTTCGAGACCCTGCGCCGTCTGCCGCCGACCTCGGCCTCGACCGGCATGCTGCTGGTGCCCGTCATCGGCGTGGTCTCCGCCGCGATCATCCTGGGCGAACCTCTGGGCCTGCGCGAACTCGGCGCCGTGGTGCTCACCCTCGGCGGCGTGACACTGGCGCTGCGGCGGGCCTGACGCGCGCTCACTCCTGCCGGGTCTGAAGGGAACCGACGTCGCTGGGGCGCGTTCTCTGCAAGATAAGGAGCTTGGCCATGCGCAAGGTACTCGCGCAGCTTGATGAAGAGCAGAAGGCGCAGCTGCTTTATATCGCGGATCTCGGCACGGCGATGTTTACGTCGGCGCTGGTGGTCTGCATCCTGAAGGGAATCGTGGACCTCTTCAGCGGGGCTTGAGCCAGCGCCGCATCGTGCTCTGGGCACGGACCGCACAACGCGCCGTCAATCCTTTGTGGGCGCGTCCGTTTCCGTCTGCGTGTGCCCCTCAGGCCCTCGATCGAACACACCATATTCGCTGGATTTCACCCCGGCTGCGGCATCGACGGCCGAGCTTGCCAAGCCGAGCCTGAGCAGCTCGCGGACCGCCGCGGCGCGGGTCGGCATGCGGTGCCTGAATCGGAAATCGTCGACGGCCGTCAGTTCTTCGGGGGAAAGCATGACCTGGAGACGTTCGGCACGAAGCTCGTTCATTGCTGACCACCCAAACTTAGTCAGTTGAGCAATTTGCTGAACGAACCAAATTGCGTCGGGTTCCTCAAGCTCAGACAAAAAAGTTAACTTAGTAAAATTACCAAGCAAAATCAATAATTTACATGGATGCAAACGGAACGAATCTGGTGCTCGCGTCTTTCTACTCCGGAGAGATGTCATGGCCGACAAGCTCAAGCTGCCCCGCAAGCTATCCGAGGAGCCGGCTGCGCCGAAGCCGCTGCGGCCGAGCCACGCGCGGGTCATCGAGCAATTGGACCGCTGGGCCAACAGTCCCGGTCTTCAACCGCCAAAGGTAGACGATGCAGAAGACGATGCAGAAAGTGATTCAAAGACGGAAGCGATCTGAGCCCCATACATTCGAGCAACGCCTGGAAGAGCATCGGGTGCGGCTCGAGCGCGAACTGGTGCGGCTGCCGGCCGGCGCCAAGCGTGAGCAGCTTATCTCGCGCATCGAGCAATTGCGGGCCGCAGCCGAGCTGAATGCGATGCTGTCACTATAGGCATGAGCGATTGCGCGTGGAGGGGCCGGCTTAGCAGCCGCTGCAGATCGAACGTATGTTGGCGCTGACTTCCGCGCTATCCTTCGAGCTTTCCGTGGGAGGGCCGAGCCATCTGGGGCGTGCCCATCCCGAAGGGCCTTCCCATCCGGGACGTTCCCAATCCGGCCTTGCTGGCCTTGCCAGAAAGATAAAGGGTAAGGTGAACTTGAGCGCATCCTCGTCCATTTCTGCGGGCGGTGGCGGAAGGGGTTGCGCACGTTCGACAATCGCACGCGCTTCGTTGTCGAGCGCGAGAATTCCACTGTTCTCGACTAGCTAGGTCGGCAGCAGCTTGCCCGTCCGGTCGAGGCGGAAGCCGACTTTGACGGTCGCGGTCTTCCCATCGGGCGGTGTGGACGGCCGCTTGGCGGCGTCCAAGCGCGCTACCAGTTCCTTTCTCCATGCATCGACCGCGCGGCTCTGTGCGAACGACGGAGTGGCAGTTGCGATCAACAAAACAACGACAACGATCCGGTGCCACATGAAAAGACCTAATCAATTCCAATCGACTTGCCCGTGCGATCCTATTCGCGCGACGATTGATTGCAAGCGACGCCGCTCGTTATGCATCGGCTTTGCCTGCACCGGTGCCGCACCGCCGGGGACTACATCGCGGCGTCGGTTGCGCTGCCGATCCTCGCGCTGTTCGGCGGCCTGTTCCTGGTGAGGACGTTCGCGACGTAGCGCTCTGGAGCATCTTCGAGCGAAGTGGATATCTCTTCGCGCGAAACGAACGCGTCGATCAGAGCCGAAACAGCTAGTCGGTCGGGTGCCGGCCGGTGCGTGGGTTCAATGGGTCGGTCGGCCGTCGCCGCAGTGCCTCGGGGAGGAACGCTTCGCTGCGCTTGGGCGAGGCGTCGGCGCGGACGTCGGCCGCCCATTGTGCGCGTTCGTGCGAGGTCTGGTTGTCGTCGAATGTCCGCTTCACGTCGGTCCCATCGACCGGATCGTTGACCCCATGCTGACTCACCGGTGCGTTGGTGCCGCTGTGGATATCGCGGGAATCGTCCATGGCGGGCTCCGCTTGCGGTTTCATCCGGACCAACGTTGCCCGTTCGCGCATCGTTCCGAAAATGTGAAGGACTGGCGGCGCGATCCGCTGGCCGGAATCCTTGGCTCGTGCAGGACCAGTCGGTAGTATGGAACCCGTTTGGGGCCCAAGACCAAGGCAAGACCAAGGAAAGACCAGGGAATGAAGCACGTCGACGTCGCAGTGATTGCTGCCACCTTGTGGCTGCTGGCGTCGATGGTGCTGGACATCCTGACGCCGAAGTCCATCACCGCGCTGATGATTGCGGGCGCACTCGCCCCGCCGTTCCTGATCGGGATAGGCATTCATTTCGCGCGCGAATACTTCAAGGCGAAGCGGCGCAGCTACGGGCCGCCGCCCCGATGGGACGAACGCTTCAAGAACTGAGCAGGGCAGGCGTGCGATTGCTGCATTGAACCGCGCCGAGGCGGCTTGCTATAGCGTTGCCAAGCGAAGCGAAAACCGCGCGCGAGGAAAACGCATCAAG
The DNA window shown above is from Bradyrhizobium sp. ISRA464 and carries:
- a CDS encoding DMT family transporter, coding for MDTTRRDRSIGFLCLVVTASGWALNWPLMKLLLQQWPPLFARGLAGTCAAAILGLLALVRGQSLAVAREAIPRLLFASFTNVFAWMGFGTVAMKFVTVGEGALLAYTMPIWAMLFAWPVLHLRPTLRDLAALVLGVAGVALLLGGAGFAFTAGKLTGIALALSCAILFALGNVLNGKPLPMPPLTVVAWQVGIGCLVMLALGVLFEHPTYTAITPLGIGCFAYMTLMPMGICYLTWFETLRRLPPTSASTGMLLVPVIGVVSAAIILGEPLGLRELGAVVLTLGGVTLALRRA
- a CDS encoding response regulator, which translates into the protein MSRSQVVAEHLPLLRRYARALTGNQASGDAYVGAMLEALLQDGSLLDQTHGPRAGLFRLFTQIWNSVSVNNDNADVATLSLPPERRLSNITPLPRQAFLLLSLEGFSEEEVGYILGTDIAETRKLTDAAGREMAAEIATDVLIIEDETFIAMDLESLVKNLGHNVIGVARTHSDAVALAKNKKPGLILADIQLADGSSGLDAVNELLRTFEVPVVFITAYPERFLTGERPEPAFLISKPFQPAMVSAVASQALFFQRNSRNRTARAASA
- a CDS encoding sigma-70 family RNA polymerase sigma factor, coding for MPLTNELRDDILASVPSLRAFAISLSGNGDRADDLVQETLLRAIANIDSFQPGSNLPAWLFTILRNLFRSDYRKRRREVEDAEGNYAKTLKSQPSQAAHLEFEEFRAALDKLPQDQREALILVGASGFSYEDAAAICGCAVGTIKSRVNRARSKLSALLYVDSAEDFGPDNTVRAVIGGNGG
- a CDS encoding methylamine utilization protein, which encodes MIAGALAGTALGASPYAISQKDREFRPAEISIRRGETLRFINDDGELLHHAYLSSDKFSFDSGDQQPGSKYDVAFPVSGDYTVLCGIHPKMKLTVHVAR
- a CDS encoding NepR family anti-sigma factor, producing MKEVKKQGGLNAEIQSRIGHQLRAMYDDVVRQGVPDRFAELIRKLDGPEAAAAAVAGGDADKNNGGD
- a CDS encoding EAL domain-containing protein, with protein sequence MDLLLSLKTGSVAVFRFVAGCLSRVALTKGSIRTQILIFSLAMSAIAVALGGYSVLGIRHAGDLVARTFDKSLMSINYARAAGADFAAMRVASSQRLLTIDPTARARLDRQIEALAKTLSEDLTVAADRSQSSRAAKAAAKVQEAADAWMALHRRAVESSSQEAAAAGPHAPGTSVGDVDRYAEIVSQQVELLVNYTAGDGFLFRQRALSTIKRDLQLNVAGLTAALFLSALFSWLLARRIIGPVAIASKAARRIAGGDLDATIPKGGTDELGTLLTAMETMRDNIRRTVDQEVSQRRSAQARLSDALETSHEGVVLLGADGEIALANSRASEFIRLSPRLLRSNRLDAAAPADGEVNGFASEAQLSDGRWLRVSRSETQEGGVVLVYSDITTLKQQKAELHATNLRLDAALTHMSQGLCLYDSDGRLQVVNPRFCEIFDVSPELIVPGMTLEDILEMSVAAGNHGTRTVADLLAERERSINAREGGNYLQHLSDGRIISIAQRPTSDGGWLVTCEDVTEQQRAESQIAFMARHDALTKLPNRTLLAERIEQAVAQAGRGLGFAVFCLDLDNFKQVNDTLGHPVGDELLCAVADRLNACVREVDTVARLGGDEFAVIQCGIQNPEDTERLARRIVECVAAPYEVSGHRVVVGCSVGMSVSPGDGTTGEKLLKNADVALYRAKMEGRGTWRFFEPAMDASLQRRRALELDLREAMAKDEFALFYQPLYDLHLDRICGFEALLRWHHPKRGLVPPDQFIPIAEEIGLIVKLGEWVLNRACEQAVTWPSEMKLAVNVSAAQFRDPGLIDIISGALAASKLSPRRLELEITESIFLANSSETIAMLHELKAQGLRIALDDFGTGYSSLSYLRSFPFDKLKIDKSFVRDATATHGSKSIVRAVISLGRSLGMTTIAEGVETVEQLDHMRAEGCNEAQGFLFSPPVPVTEIAAKILELRNGFKADAFRSAMAS